The following nucleotide sequence is from Apium graveolens cultivar Ventura chromosome 4, ASM990537v1, whole genome shotgun sequence.
ctatatattaatatatcgtctaCATATACTATGCAGAAATCTTTAAATTTTCTAAAGATTTGGTCCATTCTTCGTTGAAATATTTGTGgcgcattttttaatccaaagggtaatactgtccattcataatgtccttgcggAGCACTAAAGGCTGTTAAAGGCCTTGATTTtttggttaattttatttgccaaaattcacttttacaatcgaatttactaaaccatttcttatttcctagtctatttataagatttcttttatatggtaagaaatatccatcaaatatagtttACTTATTTAATTCTCTATAGTCTATTATCATACGAGTTTTTCCCCTTTTCTGTTCATTATGtttttgatagggataaataagtcctggttttataattaatgggctgctaggcccaataagaagatgtatgatattcagaccagaaaggttaagcctgacgaaccagatcaggcctggtggaataaaaaaaggccaaaaagccctgattattaattaatttcgtaattaattaataagggagaaatcagatgttgaaaagagtcccgatgaggatataagtccttagagattagcctcaagggaacctaaaaggataaggaatcagcttcctacttcctaggactcctaagtctatcctaattcagaggcttatccaccaagtctcctataccaagtccaattcaaggactcccacatctatataaggggtctcacccccacccatcagaactacgttttttgacttgatccttggcaatcagcaaggtacgtaggcatcttgttaaggcagattgagtcacgaaacacaagagcagtcaaatcgagcctcgaagctcacgttccttagtattaaatacagcaattatatatagtagttttaatccataacatttggcgccgtctgtgggaaatacgcaacaacaaccatggcgagaacacggagaacaaccagcactctggaggagggaacaccatcagggacaacccaggtgatttcatcaaccgtggaggttcctccccattcaacttatgcatctactcagggggaagcccagacaggggcaactcatcctcagccacaagggacaactcccccgactgttcaaggtacgaatcctcaagttcaacaaatacatatacctgtgaattctcgacccgtcgggtatgaatactcaactattgttactactaaccccccttatgggatgccccttcaccctgaggttggaggaagtggatatgctgggcgaagcgaagcacgagggcggtcgcccccctatatacgaggtttggatcctatccctgaggatcgggaattttctggtccatacactgagagagactccgaatcttcggatgatgaagtggccccgagaaggaggcgtcctggaaaagagccaatagccgatggaaggcaacgcccccaaagcaccccaggggcgaatccccaagaagtgcaggaaaagatcagggctcatgaggctgaaatccaaaggctgagacgggacttggaggctcaccaagccaccagaacccacatatctcctagggggagaaatcctcctcccatcatagacctggatggtccggtaagaagaagggctgctgtcccaagaactgatccaagcaatctccttccccttggagatcctgatgatccaactccacccttcacagaagagataatgaatgcccatatctcaagaaaatttaagatgcccactatcaaagcctatgatggcacgggagaccccgctaatcatgttaggacattctctaatgcactgctgctgcaacccgtgaatgatgctataaaatgtcgggccttccctcaaaccctgtcgggtatggctcaaagatggtacagtcgcctacccccaaattctattggatcattcagagaattaagtcaggcttttattaagcaattcatcagtggaagagtccatgagaaaagttcagcatctcttatgagtcttgtgcagggagctaaagaatccttaagagattacctaaatcgttttacaaaggaggctttaaaactcccagaccttgatgataaggtagccatgatagcgctgcaacaaggaactagggatgagtttttcaagatgtctttggccaaacgaccccctgagagcatgttgcagctccaagagagggcagggaagtatatcaaggttgaagagagtatgaggaagaccgtagtaagtaatgagcccactggaggcaagaaacgaaaaactgatttggagtacatcgctaaggataagtatcctagaactgaacaaaaccctgattcaacccccaagaagggaggacctgggcaaaagttcactgaatacgctaagctgaatgcccccagaagtcagattttgatggagattgagaaagacagagatattcgctggcctaagcccttgaaggctgatcccgccaagctagataagggcaagtattgcaggtttcacaaagatgttggtcatgacaccgatgagtgtaggcagttgaaagatgaaattgagtttttgattcgaaaaggaaggctgaacaagtatactggagatggaggagacagaaacaataatggaaggaagaactttgaagatcgtaggagagaccaagatgatcaggggcggaatccccaacctagaggaccagttataaacaccatttatggagggccgagacctcgagggcctgtgataaacacgatctttggaggtccaactgctgctggattgtccaaaaattccagaaaggcatatactagagaggttatgcatattgttggagaagctccgaagagggccaggacagaagtaacactggcttttgatgattccgacctagagggtgtgaagtttccccatgacgacccgctggtcataacgccgataataggaaatagcccggttaagagggtccttgtggataatggtgcttctgtggatatcttgctccacgacacctttctaaggatgggatataacgactcccagttgacaccaaccgacatgccgatatatggatttgctggagtagaatgtcctgtggaagggataattaaattaccaaccaccataggtacggagccaaggcaagcaacgcagatgctggattttgtggtggtaaaggctagttcaacttataatgctataatggggagaacagggatacatgccttcaaggcagtcccctcttcctaccattcagtcatgaagtttcccacccgaaacgggattggagaagagaggggagatcaaaaaatggctagaagctgttatgtggcctctttgagggcagatggagtcggggggcaggttcttcctattgaagatatggatgttcgagaaaatgatgagaatagaggaaggccagcagaagaattggattcggttcctttagatcccaagaatcctgagaggatgactttcattggagctacattagaggagccccttagagggaagttagtgaaatttttgcaagaaaatagtgatgtgtttgcatggtcagcagctgatatgccaggcatagacccggggttaattacccacaagttaaacgtggatccaagccggaagacagtgaaacaaaagaaaagaaattttgccccggaaagacaagaggctataaagcaggaagtggaaaagctcttagaggctggtttcattgaggagattcaatttccggagtggttagcaaaccctgtaatggtgaagaaggctaatggaaagtggaggatgtgtatagacttcaccgatctgaatgatgcatgtcccaaagactgttttccgctgcctagaattgatactttgattgatgctaccgctggacatgagatgctgagtttcatggatggatttagcggatacaaccagatcaaaatgcataaggatgacattccaaaggtatcatttatcactgactttggtgtttattgttatcttgttatggcgtttggtctcaagaatgcaggagccacctatcaaaggttggtgaataaaatttttaaggatcttattgggaagactatggaagtctatgttgatgacatgctagtcaagagtctagtaaagattgatcatataatccatttgagggaagcttttgaggtcctgaggtaccacaagatgatgttgaatcccacgaagtgtgctttcggagtaggatctggaaaattcttgggattgatggtctcaaagaggggaattgaggctaaccccgataaaataaaggcaatcctggacatggaacccccaaaaactgtcaaggatgttcagaaactcacaggaagggttgctgcgctaggacgattcatctccaagtcaggagacaagtgcttgtcattcttcaagtcattaaagaacattaaagactttgtatggagtgaggaaaatcagaaggcatttgaagagttaaagaagtatatgggccaggccccgttgttggccaagccagttctgggtgaagttttattcttgtacttggctgtttcggaaagcgccttgagcgcggtattggttaaggaggaactgaaagtccagaaacccgtatactatgtcagcaaaaaTTTTGcgtggtgctgagttgaattattcagccattgagaaattcgctttagccttggtgatggcttcaagaaagctgcgtccttattttcaagctcaccaaattgaagtgctaacaaatcagccactgagaaatatcattcacagtcccaaggcaagtgggagactaattaagtgggcaatagagttgggagagttcgatctcaagtataagccacgtatggccataaaagcccaggcactagctgacttcgtggtggaatgtaccatacccaaccaagaagtcggggggcaggaagataccacacctcaagacaagggagtcgacaatggggacaaggagaaagaatattgggttctctattttgatggagcatcaaaaacaaattccagtggagcagggttggttttgcaaagccctgatggattcttaattgagtatgccatgaagctagacttcccaaccacaaacaatgaggcagagtatgaagccctgattgctggccttggtctagctgggacacttagggtcaaaaacttaaaggtccgtggagactcgaagttgatcatatcccaggtaaagggagaatttgaagcaagggatgatacgatggcaaagtatgttcgcctagtaagggctgtgatgacccaatttaatgaatgccatgttgaacacattccaagggaagaaaatgctaaagcagatgcgctatcaaagtttgcttcatctgagattgaagaaagttcaggaagtgtgtacttccgtgttttgaagacacgaagcatagatgttaaacttgtggctcccgtaggcttggggacgtcatggattgatcccatcaaggctcacattcagaccggttggttgccaagcgatacaattgaggcacggaagttaactgttcgagcactaaggtactctttgatagatgggattctatataaaagatctttcgtggttccttacttgaggtgtctcaggcccgatgaggcacgcttggctcttgaggaagtgcatgaaggcatttgtgggcaacacttggggggcagggccttggctcataagataactcgtttaggcttctattggccagaaatgatggctgatgccaaagaatatgtaaagaagtgtgatcgttgtcagaagcatgcaccagtcgccagacaaccccccgagatgctgacctctatcaactcacctattccctttgctatgtgggggatggatattctagggccttttcctatggccacagcacaaaggaagtttctgattgtagccattgattatttcaccaagtggatcgaagccaaacctttggccaaaatcacaactaagcaggttgcacaattcctgtgggaaaacattatgtgccgatatggaattccccgtatcctcgtcactgacaatggaacgcaattcaacaatgaggaattcaagaagtattgtgaagaaaatgaaattgagttacgattcacctctgtggctcacccgcaagccaatgggcaagcggaagtagcaaatcggataatcctggatggactaaagaagaggatcgaaaagtcgagaaataattgggtagatgagatacttcccatattatgggcttataggactacctgtagagtcacgacagatgcaactcctttcatgttggcatatggggcggaagcagtagttcccgtggagatatcacattcttctccaaggattcaggcttttgatgaaaaagaaaatgaggaagggcagaagttagccctggatttaatcgatgaagtacgagataaagcacacgcaaagatagtagaatatcagaaaaaggcttcattctactacaacctaagggttaaagagaggtttttcaaacaaggtgacctagtcttgagaaaaatagaggcttctggtgtcggacagaaaggaaagcttgccccaaattgggaagggccgtatagagtcaagagcgttcagggtagaggaacctacaagctggagactatggatggttttgaagtcccgagaacctggcacgcacaaaacctgaaggtttactacgtgtaagatggtcgaagtacgattctcactcgtcaggatggcgagtaggttgaaaagcaccttgaagctttgcttgcttaggatttatatgttttagttttattacgaaatttattaagacttgtgtaagggacgaatcccagacaattttatgaaattcataagttcttcaaagtatgattgtggcctaacaaataaaaatcaaatgcatggatgcaaagcataaaaggtgataaatgagatagatctgatagatgttacaaaagtttgataaataaagtctcgaaaataaaaaaagccacgcagggctgaaaaagctctaaggagctgaggtgccctcggcgtccatatcatcatcttctccgctctcgctagatgtctccgtcgtctcggaggaggaagagctgtcatcctcagcaggtctggaaaaagactcgggaggaggaagaagtggatcctgaggaacatgatccgagacaactactcgggtacgaaacctctgtagcaaagcctcatcgtcagggcagatgtagtccgccgggttaatatcaggacaagcctcgttcacggtcccaagggccgtgtcccagccagtcctaaaaaactcgggaaagactgaatcatccctaatcctcatggattgggcaaactcctccgagtccagataattgtctatagctttatccttctccgcccgaagtaccaccagctcggcgttagactctccgagttcttcctccttgcgcttgagcttcttctccagggtagcatacttcttctgctgcctcctgagggcattatcggccttatcagaagcccgcttccatgattcggcttgcctcacagcgccttgaaagtaggcgttagactgaaacaaaacaattaacaaagtataaggcaagaaagtgctacaagaacgagaaataagtttaaaaaagagaaggcataccgaagccagagactgggctcccatgagcttaatcctctcaaggtcaggggtggccaccacatcagtaaagtcctttggggtcacgctatggtaggaccaatcccaagcatgcttcgtggaaccaaccacggtatcccctcggcggaatccccagagaggctgaaaggcgcctgtagcagcagcagcaggggcagcagcagtgataggagcattatggccctcagctccttcagttgaagcctcccccataggctccttgtgctttctcaagaagataggctctgtcgcctttcctctggtgtctaggcctgctaaccgagctttcttcatcctagctgtttcctcgaccaaggggacattgtcctcgttaatctccttagcagctgaaacaaagcaaaagacaaaataagtgatgttaataatgcgtgaaataaagaaaaattgagaagggaagagaaataccctgttgagaaacagaggatagtcccacatgaatcagggaaaactcttctaaaagagtccagctggtggtggtgccatcatcctgagtgagcccattataaatgatagtttcttcaggagttaagtgaatggatttgaggctaccatcactgaccttcccgaaggaagatcgaaagagcgtgccccaatcgccattctcccaacgtaacccgacgaaactattcctccaatttggattattatccggaatagaggcgctgttaaagatatgtttgcttttgggcctttgtttgacataaacccagccacaaatattggaagaactattgtaacattgaaagactttcctaaaaacggctacagaaagaggaaagccctccctaagaaaacaaaccataaaacatagaatattcctccaggcgtttggaggaagctgacacgggttaatttgtaagtcagccaaaagatgagggataaaaggatgaaaagggaacctgagcccagcattaagggcgtcggtgtagatgaagagagtatcaggcctccagtggcaagtacggtcaccaccagagactggaactagtctaaagggaggagggacgttataacgagcatttagtttattgaaatctatgttatgccaagtattacagtgattaaaggagtcgagatgtgcagtggaaggatattcatcccccctagtattaatcatatcaattaaagacatatatgaagagcggatctcgatatccttacctcgttttgaagccgaggctatcttggccgccctctcggaactcttgtcggccatctagtaaagactggaaaagacttgggaggaagaaggagtggatttgagagaggagaagattAGAAAGTTGTAGGtgaagagaaatgaaatgagaggtgtgaagaatcacactctcatcccacctatatataggagaaaTAAATGGGTAATGgaccttaaaaagcccatttgggcccaaaagttggaaggttctggaagttcctggaaaattcaagagaatt
It contains:
- the LOC141718380 gene encoding uncharacterized protein LOC141718380, translating into MAVLCRKCEQLPVDPMNTAKEINEDNVPLVEETARMKKARLAGLDTRGKATEPIFLRKHKEPMGEASTEGAEGHNAPITAAAPAAAATGAFQPLWGFRRGDTVVGSTKHAWDWSYHSVTPKDFTDVVATPDLERIKLMGAQSLASSNAYFQGAVRQAESWKRASDKADNALRRQQKKYATLEKKLKRKEEELGESNAELVVLRAEKDKAIDNYLDSEEFAQSMRIRDDSVFPEFFRTGWDTALGTVNEACPDINPADYICPDDEALLQRFRTRVVVSDHVPQDPLLPPPESFSRPAEDDSSSSSETTETSSESGEDDDMDAEGTSAP